DNA sequence from the Cetobacterium somerae genome:
AAAACAGGAACATTGACTGAAAATAAAATGAGTGTCATTAAAATTGAAAACTTAAATGAAGATATGTTAGTAAAAAATATTTTCTTTAATAATAGCTCAGCCTTCTCCCAAGATAAAAATTCAACTAAAAAATTTATAGGAAATCCTACTGAAATTGCTCTTCTAAATTATTACTCAAATTTAAAAGAAAAATTTATAATAAAAGAGGAAAAACTTCTTTTTCAATACCCATTTAACTCTACAAAAAAAAGTATGGGTAGTATTATATCAACCTCAACTTTAAATAATTACATATTTTTTATTAAAGGAGCTCCTGAAAAAATATTTGAAGTTTGCAAAATCTCTGAATTTGAAAAACAAAATCAACTTCAAGCAATTCAAGCTGAACAACGAATTGGAAGAAGAATTATTGCCTTTGCTCATAAAAACTTATCAAAAGAAGAAAAATGGAGAGATTTTGAAAATGATCTTATGAAAGATTGTATCTACGACGGTTTTGCTTCAATTTCAGATCCTATTAGAAAAGAGGTTTTTGATGCTATTACCACATGTCAAAGAGCCGGTATTGATGTTAAAATTCTTACAGGTGACAACACCTTAACTGCTACTACAATAGCTAATGAGTTGGGTTTAATCAAATCTGATTCACTTATTCTTGAGGCAAAAGATATAGATTCTATGAATGACTACGAACTAAGAGGGAAATTGCAACATATTTCTGTTATTGGAAGAAGTAACCCTTTAACTAAACTTAGAATAGTTAATACTCTTATGGAAATGGGTAAATCTGTTGCTGTTACTGGAGATGGAATAAATGATGCTCCTTCACTTAAAAGGGCAGAAGTGGGTATTGCTATGGGAATAACGGGAACTGAAGTTTCTAAAGAAACTGCTGATATAATTCTTCTTAATGATTCTTTTGCTACTATAGTTAAAGCTATCGAGTCCGGAAGAGGTCTTTACGAAAATTTTCAAAAATTTATTCAATTTCAACAAATAGTAAATGTTTCCGCTTTATTTCTTATTTTAATGTTTGAACTTTTGGATTGGGGTACACCTTTAAAGCCTATTCAAATTCTATGGATTAATATTATGATGGATGGTCCTCTTGCAATCTCACTAAGTTTTGAAAAAACTAGAAAATATATCATGACTGAATTCCCAAGAGATAAAAGCAAAAGTATTGTGACCACTGATCTATGGATTAATATCTTTATAAATTCTACATTTATGGTTTTATCTATGATTTTTTTTATAAGGGTTTTTCATATCAATAAAGAAATGACACCTACATATATTTTTAACCTTTTTATATTTTTAGTTATATTTAATGTTTATAATTGCAAAAGTATTGGAAAAAACTCTATACTAAAAAGTTTTTTTAATAATAAAGTTCTTAATATAATTGTTATAAGTACTATCATTATTCAAATTTTTATATCTATATTTTTAAGAAGTTTTTTCTCTTTAAATTATTTAAATTATATAGAATATTTAAAAATTATATCTTTTAGTTTATCAATAATAGTTTTTTCAGAATTTATAAGATTTTTTAGAAGAGTTTTTAATAAATAAAAAAGCTCCATCTCAAAATCATAGAGATGGAGCTCATTTTTTATAAATCTTTACTTTTTGCGTATCCTGCTTTTTTATCTATGATATCTATACTTTTATGTTTTTCAAGAAACTTTGCATTTCCAACAAACATATCTTGAATTTCAGGAATTTCACCAAGAGGAATAAGTTTAACCTTAACTTTAAATCCTGCCTTTTCTAAATTTTCTTTCCATTCTCCTGCGATATCATTTTTAGCATGGTCTCCCGCAACAAACATCATTGGCATCAAAACAATCTCTTTTTTCTTATCCTTTTTAAGTTGTTTTACTACAGTTTCAAAAGTTGGATATCCTTCAACAGTTCCAACATAAATTGGTTTCTCCATATCTTTAGCCATATAATCAAACATTGCATAAGCTGATGTTGCTGAATTATATGTTCCGTGTCCTACTAAAACTACAGCTTCTTTTTTATTTAAAGGTCCTACTGTCTTCATAACAGCATTAATTGTATCTTTATAATGATGAGGATCACTTAATAAAGCATCTCCAACTCTTAAATTATTAAAATCTTTTGTATGAAATTGAGCTTCTTTTTTTATTGATTCCATTTCTACACCATCAATTACATTTGTTGGTTGAATAATTACATTCTTATATCCTTGTTTTTTTAGAGATGCTAAAACTTCGCTTGGACTATATTTTTTTATTCCCTCATTTGCTGCCACTCTCTTAGTAACAATTCTAGATGTATATGCTTCAAATACATCTGCTTTTCCATCAAAAGCTTTTATAGCTTTTTGGTTAATTGCATCAATAGTTTTAGCTCTAGTGTCTGAATGAGTTGTTCCAAAGTGTGTCATGACAACTGCACTTTTCCCACCAGTATAAAACTCAGCATCTTCAAAAGCTTCTTCTCCATGAGCTAATAATAAAGCAGTAGATAAACAAAATAATGATAATAATAATTTTTTCATAAAAATATCCTCCCAAATATAATTTAATTTGGAAAAAGAGTCTCCTCTTCTCCGTCCTCGCAGATTTTATAATGGCAGGTCTCCTGACTTAGATTCATCCTACTCGTATCCCTTCCCAAATAAAAATATTCAGTGGTTTCTATACTTTCGTCCTCTTTACAGTGGCGGGACCGTTTAAGTTTTTCACTTAATTCCCTTTTAATCTTTAGAACCATTACAGAGGTATATTATCACTAACATGTTTTTTTTTCAACCATTTTATAAAAAAAGAATACTAATTTATTTTTATATATATTTTATTGATATTATTTTTTCTTATTTTTATAAAAATAAACTATATAAATTCTTGATAAAATTGCTCCGATTAATGCAGCAAAAAATCTGTGACCACTATTTTGAGCTAAATAATAAAATCCTGCTAAAAGAAGAAAAATTCTTAATATTGAAGTCACAAAAATAAATAATGAAGGATTTTTAAATTTTTTACTTTCGTCAATACCAAAATTTAAACTATAAAAAAATAAAAAACCTAAAATAATTCCACCTATAAATGCAATAATCATAATGCTCTCCTCCTTTTATAGCTTTATATATTTTCGCTATTATTTATCAATATTTACCATTAAAAAATATTTTTCCTTGCTTTTTTTTATTTTTTAATATTAATAATAGAAATATTGACTTTTTATTGATTTTATTATATTATTTTTATGTACAATATAATAACTGTGGCAAAATAAGGGAAACTTTATGACGCAAAGCTATAGGGTCTTTAAAATGACAGCCAGTTACACTTTTTTAGTGTAACTGGATTTTTTTATTTTTATGGGAGGGAATATGAAAAAAATTTTAATTTCAAATCTATTATTAATATCATCTTTAAGTTATTCATCTTTAGAAAACTCAGCTGTAGAAAGTTCAATGAATATAACTGCAACTATTATTAAACCTTTAACAGTTCAATCAAATGGGCCTTTGGACTTTGGTAATATTTTACCTACTGCAACTAGCCATGCTTATTCGAGCTTTACTGTAAAAGGAGAAGAAAATGCAAATGTAAAGATTTCTTTCGAAAACTTATCTTCTGATGGAGCTAGCTTCACTGTGCCACTTCATAATAGTAATAATAGTGATTCGTTTAATATAACTTTTAACTGTACTGCACCAAACTCACCTGGTAATTTTTTAAACCACACAAACAACATGATTACTCTAACTAATAATGGGGAAATAGTATTAAGTATTGCTGCAACTGCTCAACCTAGAAGAGATCAGACTCCTGGTCAATATACAGGAGAATTTACTATGAGAGCGACATACGAATAAATAAAAAAATCCCTATACAAATTTCGTATAAGGATTTTTTTTTATTTATTTTTTCTTATCTCATCTATAACTTCTAATAAAAACTTCTTACACTGATCATTTTTTATTGTGTAATAAACATCATGAAATTGCGGTGATGGAAACTCTGCTAAAAGTATATTCATAACCATTCTATCTCTATAAATATCAGATCTATTTAAGCTTCTTTCTATTTTTCTTAAACTTTCATCATCTTCTTCCAAAAGATTATCCACAATTGTATTAGCATTTTTAATTAAAATATCTAAATTTGTAAGTCTATCTCTTCTATTTCTAACCTTATTTTTTTCATAAAATGTTTTTCCTTTATTTAACTCTGTTAAAAGTCCAAATAAATTAAGAGTTGGATCTTTTTCTAAAATATTTAGTATTTTTCCATATATTATATTGCTCTCTTTATCCTCTGGACTTTGATTTTTTAAATTTTTTATATATTTTTCTGAAATTTTAATTAATATATCGTTCATAAAATTCTCCTCCATAATATTTTCTTAGACTTATAGTATAACACACTTTATAAAATATATAAATAACTTATAGATAATATTGCAATTATATGACATTCGTAGTATATACTATATTAAAACAATAGAGGAGGTTAATATGTATGATACAATCGTAATTGGGGGCGGAGCAG
Encoded proteins:
- a CDS encoding ATP synthase subunit I; amino-acid sequence: MIIAFIGGIILGFLFFYSLNFGIDESKKFKNPSLFIFVTSILRIFLLLAGFYYLAQNSGHRFFAALIGAILSRIYIVYFYKNKKK
- a CDS encoding calcium-translocating P-type ATPase, PMCA-type — its product is MDSLNDNKFYKKNLKEIYKIFDSSETGLTSYKVKNWIHRGAKNLLTKAPEKTFLSRVLVAISEPMVKVLIIAIFLTIIINIMSIEQHQTPDWGQTIGITFSVLLATLVTVFMEKRSQDAFLALKEIGDKRNIKVMRENIIYEIPIEDIFPGDIIFISTGDKIPADGRIIENNDLEIDESLLTGESQASRKIQEPLQGDNYSLGERLNMVYSGTFVVSGHAKILVTAIGDNTEIGKISTSVQIEYNILTPLQKELGNLGKKIAIAGIGIAIIVFCLKIFNYYIDSQLNLPNIAQAITICIVLIVSTIPEGLPTMIAATLALGAIRLSKENALVKKLAVCESIGAIDVICSDKTGTLTENKMSVIKIENLNEDMLVKNIFFNNSSAFSQDKNSTKKFIGNPTEIALLNYYSNLKEKFIIKEEKLLFQYPFNSTKKSMGSIISTSTLNNYIFFIKGAPEKIFEVCKISEFEKQNQLQAIQAEQRIGRRIIAFAHKNLSKEEKWRDFENDLMKDCIYDGFASISDPIRKEVFDAITTCQRAGIDVKILTGDNTLTATTIANELGLIKSDSLILEAKDIDSMNDYELRGKLQHISVIGRSNPLTKLRIVNTLMEMGKSVAVTGDGINDAPSLKRAEVGIAMGITGTEVSKETADIILLNDSFATIVKAIESGRGLYENFQKFIQFQQIVNVSALFLILMFELLDWGTPLKPIQILWINIMMDGPLAISLSFEKTRKYIMTEFPRDKSKSIVTTDLWINIFINSTFMVLSMIFFIRVFHINKEMTPTYIFNLFIFLVIFNVYNCKSIGKNSILKSFFNNKVLNIIVISTIIIQIFISIFLRSFFSLNYLNYIEYLKIISFSLSIIVFSEFIRFFRRVFNK
- a CDS encoding sirohydrochlorin cobaltochelatase, whose protein sequence is MKKLLLSLFCLSTALLLAHGEEAFEDAEFYTGGKSAVVMTHFGTTHSDTRAKTIDAINQKAIKAFDGKADVFEAYTSRIVTKRVAANEGIKKYSPSEVLASLKKQGYKNVIIQPTNVIDGVEMESIKKEAQFHTKDFNNLRVGDALLSDPHHYKDTINAVMKTVGPLNKKEAVVLVGHGTYNSATSAYAMFDYMAKDMEKPIYVGTVEGYPTFETVVKQLKKDKKKEIVLMPMMFVAGDHAKNDIAGEWKENLEKAGFKVKVKLIPLGEIPEIQDMFVGNAKFLEKHKSIDIIDKKAGYAKSKDL